The DNA region tttctctttgaaattaaagttttttttttttgtatttggttttttgtcaaaatgccAAACCATATTGACTATGAATgatttaaaactaataaaaggataaaacatccaaggttttgaatattttttatcgCCAACTGTGAATCAAAAAAGGTTTGCAAACATAAAgttgatttgaaaataaaaaaaaatcaaagaaaacaaagctttaacattttattcttaAGGGACTATTTAAGCTGCAGAGGGATTCCTGAttcacagaaatggttgcaaacataaagatgaataaaaaaataaataatttcatttctTGCACTCTTCTTGGAGTGGAATTTTAGTACATCATAAAGTCTTGTTGtactttcatgtttttactacatttcatttgaaatgtaaaggcaaaaagaaaaatccaagtTAAATGTTTTACCACTAAAGAAAAAACTAGCAAATAGCCTtgtattttggttattttgtgccagtaaaaagatcaaaatgtaaaattaaagaaGTCAGATGTGAACGTCCTTGTGAGATACAGCAAACACCACAGCTGACACTATCTAGCTAGACAGTTACATGTCCAACAGAATTACTTTCACAGCAGCTGAATATTCATAATCGGCCAAACAACAGGGGCGAGGGGATGAGGGAGCAGTTGGCTGCAGAGTCTGCGGATGACAGCGGTCACAGGCCTTGACTGCTGAATGAGTGTGAAATGCTAAAACCAGACTGCTCCTCTGTGCCTGCAGGGCAGCGACAGAGCCAGGGCCTGCTCTcaccaacaaaaacaatctGACAAGACTTcatctgaaggaaaaaaaaaacatctactgGCTTCTGTGCTCATGTTTCTCACAACATctaaagtgaaaacatcttgTGGAATCAGTTGTGCAGAGAATGATGGctgtttcctgacatttttgagtgTGGTTTTTACACCTCAGGAGTGGTGACACCACGCAGACTGATTGAAATCTAATGTTGCTGTTGACATCTGCCTCCCCAGCTGTTATTACACCAATGTTTATAATTACAGCTGCAGTGGAAAAAGATAGGTGGGGGGCCCAGACACCTTGTCTTCCCCTCTCAGCCAGCCCAACACAATGCTCTAATGTGCAGTGACACAACAGCCTAGATCCTGCTGCTGCCAGCAGACAGACGCACTGACCACAAGCCCCTTTAAAATCCACTCATTTACACGCTGTCATACCCACAGATTATTATCAACACAGGATTTGATAGACAAAGGATCTGATTCTTCCACATAACATGCCTTATCTTtatttgctcttgttttggCCAAAACAATGAGACAGCAGGGTAGGTAAATCAGAAATGTCAGATGACATAATGATTTGATTAGAAGTGGAAGTGTAAGTACAGTCTTTATCCACAAGATGGCGATGTTGTGGcattagttttaaaaatatcccTTTTAAGGACAAATCTTCATAATGTTTTACAGTTTCAATGTGGAAAtgatcagttttattttatcaatcaaacaaatcaaattaaaagtcTGTCATATTGttagtgtatgtgtgtatggGGTTCACagtgaaaataattttatttgcaATACATTTTCGTGTTCCTtttgcaaaaatacaaatatgatttGACACTGTACCTTATTATCTAACCCTTTCAGGTTCTTGAGCTGCTTTTCACCCCCTAACACCCCCTGTTATCCCCCTTTTACAACATTTTCCagccatatttgccacttttaacccatttttgctacttgtaaacccttttaaccacttttccctgcccatttatcctctttttaggggttctcaacattttcagcctgtgacccccaaataaaggcgCCAGAGATCGGGAACCCGACTGAAAGGGGTTGAATTCAGCCATGCACGTTAAAGAATAGGAGGGACTGCAGGTGGAAACTAGCATTTTTGCTAAAACCTGGCACATAAGATATTATCATTGTATGTGATTAATAGGGTTTTTTGTGCATTGTCtctgattaaataaataaattcaaattcaaattcaaaattcaaatgtgcagacaaggccatccataagggggtataaaggggagagctttctggggcccagccaaactgggggcccatggagttcaacaaaatcatggtctgtcgtaaagttaagttgtggtatccatattttatatttaacctgaaaaaataacctttCTTATCAATGAatcaaatctcttttttaaatcatgtgtgTAGTATATGggcttcttcaaaatgtaaacctattttgttttaaaaaaaaattgaaatgggttaaaaatggttaataacaacaaaaaatggtggaaaaggtggtgacatttgatcttaaaagtagcaggaaaatgggttacagtggcaaaaatgggcataaatgggaagaaaaatcaatataaactagcaaaatagtgctaactgagagaaaaaataggcaaatatTGGCCggaattggtcaaactggcaaaaatgggcatatcggagagttaaatgtggttaaaatgggaaaatttggcataaaaagcagtaaaatggggttaatagtgtcaagtatgggtcaacagaggcaaaatttGGCTTATTTGGCAAggattggtttagaagtggcagaaacaggcaggagaaaaaaaagtagtggaaagggtttaaataacaaaaataagtgttcaatggcaaaaatgtgttataatttGTGgggggaaaatgatgaaaactggttaagaTTTAgccaaattggtgtaaagtggcaacagtggaattaaaaaaaaattcttatttttttttagggaatctggagaccccctcttagtgtctcgcgacccccaaggggatccggaccccaaggttgagaaccactggtctaggtCATGATCCTCAGAAGTCCACTCCTCATTTTATCATTCTCTTTTCATTGAACTTTGCATATGCGATGTTCTTACAAGTTTATATCAGGACTGATGTGTGTCATTTTGACGCCCTCTGCTGGGGCCTCTGCAAACTTGAATAAAGAACCCTGACTCTTACGGCCAGTCTGCAACATGTGGTTCCCATGGTGGGTTGTTTTGTAACCAGCTCcactaaaatactttaaaataagaTGGTAATAGTATTATTCATTTGTGTTATATGTTTGTGAGAATATCCAACAtttctgtgatgattttgattCAAAATTGTATAGTTTATGTGTGTTGTTATGCTTAGCAGCTATTGATCTCAGTGATGTTGCCTGTTAACCAGCTGAATTATCTGTTTctataatattttaattttaggaGCTTACTACTACATGAGTGACTGGGAAAGATCTAATACGCCTCAGTTGTCAACAGGTACATTCACCAATGTAATTTGCAGGCTACATATTTTCGTCTCTTTGCACTATCCTGTCCCAGTGAAGTTGTTACAACTCAAGTGGTAGAGATACCTAATATGATAATATGCTTATTAGAATAAACAGCATCCTGCTGTGAAAAGTAAGCACTTATGGCTTCATCCTACAGTGCAAGAGAGGGACACAATAATGACACAAGTGCAGAAAAAGGCATGTAGGGTGACATCAGGTAAATTGAGCCACTGTTTTGGTTAATTGCTTAGGAAACTATGAAAAGCAATGTGTGACACTAGATTGTGTTTTTCTAGTTAATATGgactgtttttaatatttttatgctGAATttatgtaataaaataaaatcatttaggtCTTACAGCGTTTGAAACATCAGCCCTCCCACATTTTTGAAATGATCAGTGTTGAGGTAAAATGGGCCACCTGATCAGCTAAAATGAGCCACTGAAattcagaccaaaacagagtcatttctgataaaacaatCTGATTAACTTCAATTTTAACACACATAGAACACAATATATAATTATCCATTTAAAGAACTTTAGAATAGTTCATGAATAATGACATTGAAATGTTAAGAATAATTAACGAGCACTAGCAATTTTGGAAGTGTAatgttgatgtgtgtgtgtgtgcgcgcttttgtctgtctgtgtgtgcatctgtgtgggtgtgtgtgtgtctgtctgtctgtgtgtctctctgtctttctgtccgtctgtgtgtgtgtgtgtgtgtctctctgtctgtctgtgtgtgtgtgtctctctgtttgtctgactgtctgtcggtctgtgtgtgtgtgtctgtgtatgtgtctgtctgtctttgtgtgtgtgtttctgtctgtctgactgtcagTTGGTCTGTCTGACTTCAGGAGGGATAAATAGAAGGAAAATGTGGAGAGGTGTGCAATATATGCTGTAACATATTCATGTATTCATATATTGTTTCTCTAAATATGAGGAACCATCAAAATATTTGCTAAAACTCAACTCTGAAGGTGGCTCATTTTAGCTGAAATGCATGGCTCAATTTACCTCAGTACATTCAGGTAAATTGAGCCAccatcaaaaaatgtttttttcataaaaaaaaagtcagctaagcaaaaatgtggcatcatATCTGATGAAGACTATCCCAACGTGTATACATATTCTTTTTACAgatgtaaatctgttttttagtGATTTATCAACcttataattttcaagtaaGATTTGTCTGCCAGGCCACTCGCCTCACAGTTCTCCTCAGCAGTCTGGAAGTGAGGCATTGCCCTGCccaccatagaaaccatagaccAATCAAATCAATTGTTTTTTATCAAGTACAGTTGTGGCAacaatttgaaattatttgtaGCCATTGGCTATTAAAATTTAGAGAACTAGGAGGCTCAAACCTTAAATGACTCATTTTACCTGATGGCTCAATTTACCTGATGTCACCcaacaaagtcagaattttaaaaaaaaaaaactttcctgAACCAGTTATAAcaataagactttttaatcttGGCATGATGAAATTAATAAGTAGAGACTTcaagaaaacaaaggaaaaacatgctttaaaggGGAAATGAGATCAAATTTATACATTCAGGTCATCTTAGGGCTTCCGTACTTTTGTCCATCATGCTGAAAGTATAGCGttaactttgtttttccttcaaatGAACAAAACTGATATCCCTCTCTTTAATGTTCTGTGTGTTACAGCCATGAAGCAGGTGACAAGGACATGGAAACAACAAAACCCacctaaaataaataattggTTCAAAACAGTAGAACATACCCTAGATGTGGAAAACATAACATTAAAAATTAGAGACaacttacaaaaaataaataagatttaTCCTGAAAATAGACTTGGTAGCCTGTACAATTACATAAAGGCATCAAAAGATGTGTAATAAAAAGGCAAGTACCCTTTTCACCTACACCCCATTTTGTTTTATGTATATTATACTTATATGTGcatgtatatatataattttttttaaccttttcctttccttctctgctcttttcccctttttgtatgtgtgtgggtctgtatgttttgttttttttttttctgtaattatctatttgtttaaaaatgcagtgtACTCTCAATGACAGCTGTCTGctataatgttttttaaaaccattgAAATAAAGTATTCAAAAAAACCCTTTGTTATTCCTTCAAATTCTAAACTCAGAGATTCTTatgacatatttttacttttcaaaagcTAAGGTCTGTAAGTTAAACCACCTGGCTTATTTACCGTCAGCCACTATCCATAACAGTGTTGAGGACTGACTAGATCCGATTGGCGCTGGTTGTTTTCGAGCAGTGTGTGGATTCTGCGGATGGCTACATTATACAGTTTGACTAAGTTGTCAGTGTTATGTCGCCGCCAAAGGGGTCGCAGCGGTACTGCCGGAGAGAGGGGAGTGCACCCGGTTCACGTTTTCTACCCTTTGCTCCTCCTCTCGCTCCCGAAGCTCGCTCCACAACTTTTCACACACAAgagcctctctctttctgtggcGGAGGAAAACAACATGGCAGACCCTGCGGTCCAATCCGAGAGAGGAAGCGGCAGGATTGTGGtaatttaataagaaaacaCGATAGGGAAGGCAGAGCAAGTGCGACATGCAATGAGAGAGTTTACTCATTCATGGATGCGGAGACGATGCTGCGCATTCAGACAACTTTGAGCCACATGTATCTCTCAGGCAGATGTAgccaatattttattcatatgtGTAGGCGATAGAGGTGGGTTAACTAGGCTACAGTATGCTTTTAACGTTTCTTCATTCCTTCCAAGATCCCCGATGACTGGCCTGGCTACAGTTTAGATCTGTTCAGCTACCCTGCTCACTACTCTGGAGATCTGGACTGTGTCATCATTCCGCATGGCGTCATTATGGACAGGTACAACACAGTACGACAGCCATTCAATAATCAGTGAAGCCTGAACACTGCTCCAGCATTCAAGATGTTCTTCTTAAAAGTTTAGGGGATATCATGTGGTTTACAACGCGTTTGGTGTGAAACTGTTGGGATTTTGACGTAGtatattcattaaaataatacTGTAAAGTTTGGAAAAAAGCCAACGAAAACAGGTAACTAACAGAAAGACACAATCTAGTAGAACGTGTTTTTGACATTGGGAAAATTTGTTTTCAATCATAACATGCATTTACACCAAAACATAAAAGAACTAAAAagactactactactataaatAATATAACTTTTATTGATATAGCACCTTTATAAACAAAGTGCTCTAACAGCATAGCAAAGGcatgaaatgataaataaaataaacattaacaaTCGAACCAAACAGAGAAGGTCTTAAAAGCCAAGCAAAATGTCAGAACAAACTATAGGATAAGAGTCAACCTGAATTAACACAGTTCAAAGAAAGGGAAATGACAAACTTGAAGGGctgttaaaacagaaaaaaatatcttgtaAAAGACAATATGACATTAtatgattatatttttaaaaacattattataggttaaaaaaaacagataaatggattaaaagcagATAAAGAAAAGAGATACATGTAAGTGAATTAAAAACAGAGGGTGTTAAGATGGCAACAGAAGTAAAAAGTGCAGATAAATAGAATAAGAGcagcaaaatgagttaaagttataaaaataaatgaatacattacataaataaaagcaagtctgtaaaagagctttaaaagtgatcagtaaaaccttaaaatcaattctaataGTGACAGGGATCCAGTGAAGGGAAGTGAGGCTGGGGGTGATGTGATGCCGTATTAAAAACCAggtagaagcctagctgctgtggAACAGTTGGAGGCAGGAGAGAGATTTGTGGTGATGCCAGAGAGGAGGAAGGTAGAATAATCCAGTCAGGAGAATATGAATGCATGTGTAACTTTTTCTTGGTCAGAAGGAGAATAGTCCTCCTAATAATGCtaataattaattttattattgttatgatattattatatatttatttatttattaagcacttgcaacaacacaaaattataaaatgtacaattaaaaatgttaaaagcataacaaaaccccacctaaaaaaaacaacagctaaatcAGTATCATGAACAAAAATAATAtgatagaattttaaaaaaggagtttAACAGCTTAGGGCCATCCATGTGCAACACTTTGGGGACTGTTAAAGAAAGGCAGTGGAAGATATCTGCATTTGAGTTGGGACATGAAACATAGGGCAGATGATTTTTGGATGACTGaaaggattttaaaatcaattctcaGGGTCTAAGGCTCATGTGGATGACTTCATTTTGCCCATAGTCAGAGGCTCACTTAATTCAAAGTTGACTCTTACAGGGACATTttggtttttttatttttgtggctTCTTTGGACAAGGTAATACTTCTtatctctttgctgattttgttcTGTACAAAGGGCAAATATTAACTCCTCACAGAGGCTTTggctgatattttcagcagccataatcttgtacttttttaaaattaagccGCTTATTGCCTGTGTCTTAAAATAGACATTAAAGTGATAAAGCAGTTCCATGTTGCCCAATTTGTTGTGCATTGTAAATTGTAGAGAAAAATGTGTGGATTGTTCTTAGCCTTCTAGATTTTATAGAAAACAGCAATGCAAACAAAAGTGCAGGAATGATTTGCATACAGGGGTGTGCTCACATGTACATTACAGCTGTAAACTTCAGacctgaaaaaaatgacaactgTTCTATACAATGTTTCTactatttaaaaaattcattcattcattcattcctaGGACTGAACGTCTGGCACGAAACATCATGGATGACCTGGGAGACCATGACATCGTGGTGCTGTGCGTGCTGAAAGGAGGTTATCAGTTCTGTGCAGACCTGGTGGACAGGATCAAGGCTCTCAGCCGAAACTCCAACCGCACCATCCCCATGAGGGTCCACTTCATCCGCCTCAAGAGCTATCTGGTGAGCCTCCATCCACTGCTCATGCACAGGTCGCATTCAAGCACTCATTGTCTAAACCTAAGTGACTTGTGTGAGAATTGAGAGGCAgtgtttattattatcattcatGATGAGACCCTGAGTCCCATGACTCAGTCAGAGGATGTGTtgatccatgttttatacagcaTTACGACAATGGTATCTTTGTACACCTTTGCTTTGAATGTGTTATTTCATGCCGTGAACATTGAGGTCAAGCAGCAagtaaaccacagaaaaaagattACAGATAATAATAAGTGATAGAGCTGATCCTTAACTCATTTTCGTTCATTTATGTGTTCCAAATTTAGAGATGACATCTGTTTGTGGCAATCTTtgtgaaaaatgtcagaattatgaatTCCCCTTCAGTGATATCAGTAAGAACTCTAATGCATCAAAATGGAAGTCATCTGCTTTGATTGGGTAGATAAGCATAATTGCCCGGATGATGCATTTTCCCACTATATTAGTACTTAAATTGTGTAAAaagattaattgcatgcttatttatccctttcagcacactttgttaaagccatttcagtgtctccctgcagccacagtgatgtaaccTAAGTCCaacactgctccttaatgtctcatttcactctaAAAACTCCCAGACAGTTCAGTGGACAAACCATAAGTCATTTCAACcttttgatatcaaacatttaccttttaactgcccccttatttccttttcaattgacaaaaagtttatttttccattatttagttaatgttaaaatcctcaaaaacaGGTCTGTATCCAGAGGAAGTTAgctacccttagtttaagaccaTAGAAAAATCTAAACTgactaaaacagttttaaattgttatttgattttaaaatgtgattttaaaaaatgatgaaattattCATCATATTCATTTCTTGATCTCTGTTTCCTCAGAATGACCAGTCCACAGAGGATCTTCACATCCTTGGAGCAGAGGATTTGTCTTTTTTAGCTGGAAAGGTAATTTTCCTGCATCTACACTACTCAGCTCAAGCGTATAATGTGTAGAACTTTTGCACTGAAGTGttgtgtttaattaaaaaaagaccaCTTTTATGATAGAAATATTTTGAGGTAAGTACTTACTTTAATCCAcatattttcaacagttttcaaGGCAGGgaatttgtaatttttataGTTGTAGCAGTCTGTGTCGTGTCACAGCATGTCTGGTCACATACACATgttctagacctgccctctttgtcaAGTGTCTTGAGATCACCTTGGTTATAATTTGGCATTATGCAATAAAGATTGATACACTGGATGTCATGTCAGAGACTACAACATAAGGAAATGTAAACTTCTACTGAAAGCTGCCATTCTGTTGCTACACCTCATTTATGTCCATCATATCATGTATTTCAAGTCTGGGTGTTGATAGAAGTTAGCCTCCAGGGGGCAGCATTGCCTCTGATTtactctctcctctctcagaCCAGAGGAAATGGACCAGTGATTCTCTGAAGAAGATCAAAGATGGCAGTTTCTGACAAACCCCGTAGTGATCAGATAACAACTGTTGTAATGTGATCATTTAAAAGCCCTCTATCACTTTATCTCACAGGAGAACCTGTGTGGAAGTGGAAAGATTTACCTGCCTTTACAACAGATAACAGTTTACAGACTCTCTCTTTATCTGCTTGTTTTCATTGAATATTAGTCCAGAGCAGAGGTTCCTAACCTTATTTTCTATCAGGTACCCCTCTTACTTGTATTTATGAGaagttttttctcataaattaagATACCTCGCTGTCAAAAATTACCACCAATTGTGTTTTCATACCCGATAAAATAGGCCCCCACTCTTACCAAAAGAACATTGTATAAATTATATAGTAAGTGCCTTActttaatttgatttagtaTATGCAAACCTAATTTTGACCACACAATATAGATAAAGGCTCATAAACCCCTGAGATCTTTGACACATCTCCAAGGGGGGCCCtaaccccaggttgggaaccaatagTCTAGATTATGTGTTAGTTGTACTGACTTTAGTGTTCCTACAGTTTGATTATCAGATAAAATTTCCAACCCAACGTTCGCTCTGGAGT from Cheilinus undulatus linkage group 13, ASM1832078v1, whole genome shotgun sequence includes:
- the prtfdc1b gene encoding phosphoribosyltransferase domain-containing protein 1b isoform X1, with the protein product MADPAVQSERGSGRIVIPDDWPGYSLDLFSYPAHYSGDLDCVIIPHGVIMDRTERLARNIMDDLGDHDIVVLCVLKGGYQFCADLVDRIKALSRNSNRTIPMRVHFIRLKSYLNDQSTEDLHILGAEDLSFLAGKNILIVEAIVGTGKTMKALLKHVEAFRPKMIKVAGLLVKRVPHNTACLPDYVGFEIPDQFVVGYALDYNEYFRDLNHICVISESGKMKYKI
- the prtfdc1b gene encoding phosphoribosyltransferase domain-containing protein 1b isoform X2; this encodes MADPAVQSERGSGRIVIPDDWPGYSLDLFSYPAHYSGDLDCVIIPHGVIMDRTERLARNIMDDLGDHDIVVLCVLKGGYQFCADLVDRIKALSRNSNRTIPMRVHFIRLKSYLNDQSTEDLHILGAEDLSFLAGKAIVGTGKTMKALLKHVEAFRPKMIKVAGLLVKRVPHNTACLPDYVGFEIPDQFVVGYALDYNEYFRDLNHICVISESGKMKYKI